Below is a window of Pseudomonas monteilii DNA.
GAAACGCGTCCTCCAGAACATCGCCACCCTGATCGCCCACGAGGTATCGGAACTGCACGAGGACGACGTCTTCACAAAGCTGGTCGCTCGCGAGAAGCTGGGCTCCACCGGCTTTGGCAACGGCATCGCCATTCCCCACTGCCGCCTGCCAGGCTGCAACACGCCGGTCAGCGCCCTGGTCAAGCTGGAACACCCCATCGACTACGATGCCATCGACGGCGCCCCGGTGGACCTGCTGTTCGTGCTGCTGGTGCCGGAAGCGGCGACCGATGCGCATCTGGAACTGTTGCGCCAGATCGCCAGCATGCTGGATCGCCAGGAGATCCGTGAGCGCCTGCGCAGCGCGCAAAGCAGCGAAGCCCTTTACCACATGGTTCTGGACATACAGAAAGAGGCTTGAGCATGCGCCTGATCGTCGTCAGTGGCCGGTCTGGTTCCGGCAAGAGTACGGCCCTGAACGTTCTGGAAGACAACGGCTTCTACTGCATCGACAACCTGCCAGCGGCCCTGCTGCCGCAGCTGGCGGAAAATGCCCTGCTCAACACGGACATGCTGCAACCCAAGGTGGCCGTGTCCATCGACGCCCGCAACCTGCCCACCCACCTGCTCCAGTTTCCCGAGCTGCTCGAGAGCACGCGCGCCCGGCACATCCAGTGCGACGTGCTGTACCTCGATGCCGACGAAGACGTCCTGCTCAAGCGTTTTTCCGAGACACGCCGCCGCCATCCGCTGACCAATGCCAACCGCTCGCTGGCCGAGGCGATTCGCGTCGAGACCGAACTGCTGGGGCCGATCGCCGACCTGGCCGACCTCAAGATCGACACCACCCGCCTCAACCTGTACCAGTTGCGCGACTCCATCACCCTGCGCCTGCTCGACAAGCCCGAGCCTGGCACGGCGTTCCTGGTGGAGTCGTTCGGGTTCAAGCGCGGCATGCCGGTTGACGCCGACGTGGTGTTCGATGTGCGCTGCCTGCCCAACCCCTACTGGAAGCCGGAATTGCGCGACCATTCAGGGCTGGAGCAGCCCGTGATCGATTACCTGGCCGCTCAGCCGGATGTCGAGGACATGTTCCAGGACATCTCAGGCTACCTGGTCAAGTGGCTGCCCCGCTTCGCCGCCAGCAACCGCGCGTACGTGACCATTGCCATCGGCTGCACGGGCGGTCACCATCGCTCGGTCTACCTGACCGAACGGCTCGGGCGACTGCTCCAGCAAACCCTGAAAAACGTCCAGGTTCGCCACCGCGACCTCTAGCCACAGGATCCACCCTACGATGCCCGCCCGCGAAATCACCATCATCAACAAGTTGGGCCTGCACGCTCGCGCGGCCGCCAAGTTCGTCGGCGTGGCCGGTCGTTTTCCGTGTCAGGTCAGGATCGGGCGTGCGGCGGACGCATTGGTGGACGGCAAGAGCATCATGGCCGTGATGATGCTGGCCGCGGGCAAAGGCACCCAGGTCCACCTGTCGACCGAAGGCGATCAGGCGCAGGAAGCCATGGACGCCGTGGTGGCGTTGATCGAGAACCGATTCGACGAAGGCGAGTAATGGCCATCCCGTGACATCCGGTCCGGGCGCGTCCCGCTGGAGTGCGCTCGAGGGAGGTAGAACACCCCCCTCAAGGCTGTAACGCGCGGGTCGTCAGAAACCCAGCCAAGCGATCCCACGCACCATCAGGAGCGCGGTGCCGGCCAGCAGCAGCGCGGTACCCAGCACGAACCTGAACTGCCGCAGACTACCGGTCGACATCGCTCCGAGGCGCATGATCAATGGCTCACTTCACGGCTTCAGCGTAACGGCGTTCCACTTCGGCCCAGTCGACCACGTTGTAGAAGGCGCCGATGTACTCAGGACGACGGTTCTGGTACTTGAGGTAGTACGCATGCTCCCAGACGTCCAGCCCCAGGATCGGCGTGTTGCCGTGCATCAGCGGGCTGTCCTGGTTGCCGCTGCTTTCGACCACCAGCTTCTTCTCGGGGGTGACGCTCAGCCAGGCCCAGCCACTGCCGAAGCGGCTCAGCGCTGCCTTGGTGAACGCTTCCTTGAACGCTTCGAAACCGCCCAACTGCGCGTCGATGGCCTTGGCCACCTCGCCCTGGGGCTGGCCACCGCCTTGCGGCGACATCACGGTCCAGAACAGGGTGTGGTTGGCGTGACCGCCACCTTGGTTGATCACCGGCCCCTGCAGCTTCTCAGGCAGTTGCTTGACCGAAGCGACCAGCTTCTCGACCGGCCATTCGGCGTATTCGGTCCCGTCGATGGCAGCGTTTAGGTTGTTGATGTAGGTCTGGTGGTGCTTGGTGTAGTGGATCTCCATGGTCTGCGCATCGATGTGCGGTTCCAGGGCATCGTAGGCGTAGGCCAGGTTAGGCAAGCTATGGGACATGACAATGGATTCCATGTGATGGGGTTATAAAGTCCGACAACAGGTGTTCAGGTGAGTGCGCTCGTTCATCGCCTGCGGCGGACGAGCAGACGGTCGGTACGTCGCGGTACCGACCGCGCTCGCCGCCGACCTTCAGCGCCATACGGCAGACGTGGTGCAGTGACGCACGGGACGCTCGCCGGTCAGAGACCGCCTGCCGTGAGCTTTTCAGGGTCGAGCAAGGCCTCGAGCTGCTCACGGGACAGATCGGTGTGCTCGAGGGCCACGTCGATGATCGGCCGGCCCTGCTTGTAGGCGGTCTTGGCGATCTCGGCGGCCTTCAGGTAGCCGATGATCGGGTTCAGCGCCGTCACCAGAATCGGATTGCGTGACAGCGCTTCCTTGAGCTTGTCTTCGTTGACCTTGAAGCTGGCGATGGCCTTGTCGGCCAACAGACGGCTGGCATTGGCCAGCAAGGTGATGCTCTCCAGCAGGTTGCGCGCGATCACCGGCAGCATCACGTTCAGCTCGAAGTTGCCCGACTGCCCGGCCACGGCGATGGTCGCGTCATTGCCGATCACCTGGGCCGCGACCATGGCCGTCGCTTCCGGAATCACGGGGTTGACCTTGCCAGGCATGATCGACGAGCCCGGCTGCAGGGCTTCCAGTTCGATCTCGCCCAGGCCGGCCAGAGGGCCGGAGTTCATCCAGCGCAGGTCGTTGGCGATCTTCATCAGCGCGACGGCAGTGGTCTTGAGCTGTCCGGACACGGCCACGGCGGTGTCCTGCGAGCCGATCAAGGCGAACAGGTTCTCGCCAGGGGCAAAGTTCACCTGGGTCAGGTCGCTGAGCTGACGGGCAAAACCTGCACTGAACCGCGGGTGCGCATTGATACCCGTGCCGACGGCCGTGCCGCCCTGGGCCAGGGCCTGAAGGCTGGGCAAGGAGGCCTCCAGGTGCGCCACCGCGCCCTGAATCTGCGCCGACCAGCCTCCGAGCACCTGGCTCATGCGCACCGGCATGGCGTCCATGAGGTGGGTGCGGCCCGTCTTGACGTGGGCATGCACCTGGGCGGCCTTGGCATCGAGGGTCTCGATCAGATGGCGCAGCGCAGGCAGCAGTTGCTCATGCAGGCCCAGCGCGGCGCTGACGTGCAAGGTGGTGGGAATGATGTCGTTGCTGCTCTGGCCGCAGTTGACGTGGTCGTTGGCGTTGACGGGCTCGCCCAGAAGCCGCGTCGCCAGGGTGGCGATGACTTCGTTGGCGTTCATGTTCGAGCTGGTGCCCGAGCCGGTCTGGAAGACATCCACCGGGAAATGCTGGAGGAAGTCACCCGCCAGCAGTTGCTCCACGGCCCCGACGATGGCCTGGCCCTGCCCTGCGCTGATCTGCTCCAGCTCGACGTTGGTCCTGGCGGCCGCCGACTTGGCCAGCAGCAGGGCACGGATGAACTGGGCCGGCATGCGCTGGCCACTGATCGGGAAGTTATCGACCGCGCGCTGGGTCTGGGCACCGTACAGGGCCTGCGCAGGCACCTGCAGTTCGCCCATGCTGTCGCGTTCGATACGGGTATCACTCATCGTCATGTCCTTGCATCAGTTCATCGGAGGAAATCGATGGCAGCAGCACGCAGGTGGCCAGCTGCGTGGCATAAGGCTGCCAGCGGTCGTTGTGTTCGCGTCGATCGAGGGTGCGCAGCTGCAGCAGCGGCCGCCAGGCCTGGTCCAGGCAGATGCAGCGCCAGTGCCACGGCAGCATGCGGTCACAGGCCGTGTCGAGCAGCAGGCGGAATGAGGTCAGGGCGACCGTCCAGGCCGACGTGTCGGTGCAGCACACCAGGTAGCGTCCTTCGGCCAGGTAATGGTCGATCACACGTGGCTCGTCGGGTTCGAGTGCGCATCGGATACGGCGACTGAGCCAGCGCCAGTTTTCCAGGTAGGGCAATTCGTGGAGGGCGGTTTTCATGAACATCATCGCCAGTGCTTGGATAATGATATTCATTATTAAGTGATAAATGGAATCACTTCAAGTGAAAAGCCGTGCATGAGGCCGCGCTGTCTTCGTCTGCATTGCAGACTTGCCGCGAGGCAGGCGGGGTCTGATCGAGCGCTATCGCTGGCAAGCCAGCTCCCATAGGCCCCGATTCCACACAGATGTCGGCGTAATGATTACTCTCCTGTGGGAGTCCACCCGCCGCCTTGGCGCCGCGCTGTCGCGCAGAGAACATGTCGATAACTGGCAGGATCCGAAGCTTCATTGCTAATCGATTTTAGGGCCGCTTTGCGGCCCATCGCGGCACAGGGGCCGCTCCTACACCCGTAGCCCCACCGCGGGGTTGCAGGCTATCGCGGTCACCTGTGGGAGCGGCCCCTGTGCCGCGATTGGGCCCGCAGGGCCCACAAAATTCTAAAAATATTTCCTTTGAAATCAACAAGCTATTTTTTGTTCTATAGGAGCGGGCTTGCCCGCGATGGGCGGCGCAAGCCGCCTCTGGAAGGCGATTCGAATCGAGTGGCGAACGCCAGGGTAATCAGCCTCTGCAGCCTGCCCGTCGCAGGCTGCAGCAAGCCGATCGTCACTCGCGTGACAGACCCGGCGCCTTAGCTGCCCGCCACGGTCATGCGCTCGATCAGCACCGAGCCGGTGTGGATGTTGCTGCGGGTTTCGACGTCGCTGCCAATGGCGACGATCTTGTCGAACATGTCCTTCATGTTGCCGGCGATGGTCACTTCCTGCACGGCGAACTGGATCTCGCCATTCTCCACCCAATAGCCTGCCGCGCCACGGGAATAGTCGCCCGTCACCATGTTCAGGCCATGCCCCATCAGCTCGGTGACCAACAGGCCCCGGCCCATCTGCCGGATCAGCGCGGCCTGGTCCTGATCGCCATGGGTCACGAAGAGGTTGTGCACGCCTCCCGAGTTGGCGGTGCTCGGCAGCCCCAGCTTGCGCCCCGAATAGGTCCCCAGCACGTAGGACACCAATTCACCGTTCTCCACGAACGGCTTGGCATAAGTGGCCAGGCCGTCGCCATCGAAGGCCGCACTGGCCAGGGCGCGTGGCAGGTGAGGACGCTCGTCCAGGGTCAACCAGCTGGGGAACAGGCGCTGCCCCAAGGCCCCTTCGAGGAAGGACGACTTGCGGTACAGGTTGCCCCCCGAAATCGCCGACAGGAAACTGCCGAACAGGCCACCGGCCAGCTCGGCCGAGAACAGTACCGGCACTTCGCACGTGGGCACCGGGCGCGCACCCAATCGACTGGCGGCACGTTGCGCGGCGCGCTGGCCGATGCTGCGCGGGTCGGCCAGCAGGTTGCCCTGGCGATTCACGTCGTACCAGTAGTCACGCTGCATCTGGCCATCGCTTTCGGCGATCATCACGCAGCTCAGGCTGTGGCGCGTCGAGGCGTAGCCACCGACGAAGCCATGGCTGTTGCCATAGACACGGCAGCCCTGGTGCGTGTTGAGGCTGGTGCCGTCGGCGTTACTGATGCGCGCATCGGCCTCGAACGCGGCGTCCTCGCATGCCAGGGCCAGTTCGATGGCGCGCTCGGGCGAGACGTCCCAGGCGTGGTAGAGGTCGAGGTCCGGCAGGTCGCGCGCCATCAGCGCCGCGTCCGCCAACCCCGAGCACTCGTCCTCGGAGGTGTGCTTGGCAATCGCCAGGGCAGCCGCGACGGTTTCACGGATGGCCTCGGCCCCGCTGGCCGAGGTGCTGGCCGAGCCTTTTCGCTGGCCGACGTAGAGCGTAATGCCGAACCCCTGGTCGCGGTTGAATTCCACCGTCTCGACCTCGCGCTGGCGGACCGTGGTGGACAGGCCCTGTTCCAGCGAGACGGCCACCTCGCAGGCGCTGGCGCCCTGGCGTCGGGCTTCGTCGATGATCTGCTCGACTTGTTCCTGCAAGGCCGGCAGGTCCTGCGGGCCTATGCTCTGGACTGCGCTCATGGTTGTCTCCAACTGATTCTGTGTTCGGCGGAGGTCTTCGTCCGAGCGGACCGGACAAGCTGCCTCCGACTGGTTATCATGGCGGCGTTTTTCAGCGGACGGCCCCCATGGTTGATTCATACGACGACGCCTTCGACGGCGAAAAAAGCAAGACCCAGATCAAGCGCGAGCTGCATGCGCTGGTCGAACTCGGCGAGCGCCTCACCACGCTCAAGGCCGACACCCTGGCACGCCTGCCTTTGACCGATGCGCTGCGCAAGGCACTGGCCGAAGCCAGCAAGCACACCGCGCACATCGCCCGTAAACGACACATGTCGTTCGTCGGCAAGCTGATGCGCGACCAGGACATCGAGGCCATCACTTCGGTGATCGACCAGCTCGACAGCTCGACGCGCGAGTACAACGAACGTTTCCACGGCCTGGAGCGCTGGCGTGACCGATTGGTCGACGGCAACGACGAGGACCTGGAGCGTTTCGTCAACGAGTACCCGGACACCGATCGCCAGCACCTGCGCTCGCTGATCCGCCACGCGCAGCACGAGAAGGCTCGCAACAAGCCGCCGGCAGCGGCGCGCAAGGTCTTCAAGTACATTCGCGACCTCGACGAGACCCAGCGCGGCCTGCGCTGATCGACGCGGCACGCCTGGCCACCCGTGCCTCGGCACGGGCAGGTCCGGACGTGAAACGGCGCTTCACGCGCCGGTGCCCCCCACGGTGATCGCATCGAGCTTGAGCGTCGGCTGGCCGACACCCACCGGTACCGATTGCCCATCCTTGCCGCAGGTGCCCACGCCACTGTCGAGCGCCAGATCGTTGCCGACCATCGAGACCCGGCTCATCGCCTCGGGCCCGTTGCCGATCAGTGTCGCGCCCTTGACCGGCGCGGTGATCTTGCCGTCCTCGATCAGGTAGGCCTCGCTGGTGGAGAAGACGAACTTGCCGCTGGTGATGTCCACCTGACCACCGCCCAGGTTGGCGCAGTACAGCCCGCGTTTCACCGATGCGATGATTTCCTGCGGGTCGCTGTCGCCAGCACGCATGTAGGTGTTGGTCATGCGTGGCATCGGCAGGTGCGCATAGGATTCGCGACGACCGTTGCCGGTGACCGCCATGCCCATCAACCGGGCGTTGAGCTTGTCCTGCATGTAGCCTTTGAGAATGCCGTTCTCGATCAGCGTGGTGCACTCGGTCGGCGTGCCCTCGTCGTCCACGCTGAGCGAACCGCGCCGGTCCCGCAAGGTACCGTCGTCGACGATGGTGCACAGGCTGGACGCCACCTTCTGACCGATCTTGCCGCTGTAGGCCGAGCTGCCCTTGCGGTTGAAGTCACCTTCCAGGCCATGCCCGACTGCCTCGTGCAACAGCACGCCGGACCAGCCCGAGCCGAGCACCACCGGCAACGTGCCGGCCGGTGCCGGTACCGCCTCGAGGTTGACCAGGGCCTGGCGCAGGGCCTCGCGGGCATAGCCCATCACGCGTTCTTCGGTGAAGTAGCGGTAGTCGGTACGGCCACCCCCACCCTGCCCGCCCCGTTCACGACGACCATTCTGCTCGACGATCACGCTGACGTTGAAACGCACCAGCGGGCGCACGTCCGCCGCCAGGCTGCCGTCGGCCGCGGCCACCAGGATGCGCTCCCAGACCCCGGCCATGCTGACGCTGACCTGCTGGATCCGAGGGTCCAGCGCACGGGTCGCCGCATCGACGCGCTTGAGCAGCTCGACCTTTTCGGCGCGGCTGAGCACGTCCAGCGGATTGTCCGGCGTATACAGCGCGGCCACTTCCTGGCTACGGAAGGCCTGGACCCGGCCGTTCTGGCCGGCGCGGGAGATCGAGCGCGCGGCACGGGCCGCGGACGTCAGGGCTTCGAGGTTGATGGCATTGCTGTAGGCGAAACCGGTCTTCTCGCCAGACTGGGCACGTACGCCGACCCCTTGGTCGAGGTTGAAACTGCCTTCCTTGACGATGCCGTCTTCCAGGGCCCAGGTTTCCGATATCTGCCCCTGGAAATACAGGTCCGCAGCATCGATGCCAGGGCTGGCCAACTCGCCCAGCACGGCCTGAAGGCTGTCCAGGGTCAGACCGCCCGGGGTCAGCAGCTGCTCGCTGACGGTGGTTAACATCTGGCTCATAATCACTCCGAAATAGGCGCGGGCCGCCAGGCGTCCCGCGAGAAAAAGCGTCGGTGCGCCAGCACCGGCATGCGCGCCCGGATGGACGCCTGTTCTTGGCTGTCGCGCGTGGCGATCAGCACGGCTTCGCCCTGGGCCTGTTGCGCGATCACGCGCCCCCAGGCATCGACGATCGCCGCATGGCCGAAGGTCTCCCTCGGCCCTGGATGCGTGCCGCCCTGGGCCGCCGCCAGCAGGTAGCACTGGGTCTCGATGGCCCGTGCCCGGATCAGCACCTCCCAGTGCGCGGTGCCGGTCACCGCGGTGAAGGCCGACGGCGCGCTGATCAGC
It encodes the following:
- the pmbA gene encoding metalloprotease PmbA (protease involved in proteolytic processing of the antibiotic Microcin B17 and in sensitivity to the DNA gyrase inhibitor LetD) yields the protein MSAVQSIGPQDLPALQEQVEQIIDEARRQGASACEVAVSLEQGLSTTVRQREVETVEFNRDQGFGITLYVGQRKGSASTSASGAEAIRETVAAALAIAKHTSEDECSGLADAALMARDLPDLDLYHAWDVSPERAIELALACEDAAFEADARISNADGTSLNTHQGCRVYGNSHGFVGGYASTRHSLSCVMIAESDGQMQRDYWYDVNRQGNLLADPRSIGQRAAQRAASRLGARPVPTCEVPVLFSAELAGGLFGSFLSAISGGNLYRKSSFLEGALGQRLFPSWLTLDERPHLPRALASAAFDGDGLATYAKPFVENGELVSYVLGTYSGRKLGLPSTANSGGVHNLFVTHGDQDQAALIRQMGRGLLVTELMGHGLNMVTGDYSRGAAGYWVENGEIQFAVQEVTIAGNMKDMFDKIVAIGSDVETRSNIHTGSVLIERMTVAGS
- the aspA gene encoding class II fumarate hydratase (catalyzes the formation of fumarate from aspartate); protein product: MSDTRIERDSMGELQVPAQALYGAQTQRAVDNFPISGQRMPAQFIRALLLAKSAAARTNVELEQISAGQGQAIVGAVEQLLAGDFLQHFPVDVFQTGSGTSSNMNANEVIATLATRLLGEPVNANDHVNCGQSSNDIIPTTLHVSAALGLHEQLLPALRHLIETLDAKAAQVHAHVKTGRTHLMDAMPVRMSQVLGGWSAQIQGAVAHLEASLPSLQALAQGGTAVGTGINAHPRFSAGFARQLSDLTQVNFAPGENLFALIGSQDTAVAVSGQLKTTAVALMKIANDLRWMNSGPLAGLGEIELEALQPGSSIMPGKVNPVIPEATAMVAAQVIGNDATIAVAGQSGNFELNVMLPVIARNLLESITLLANASRLLADKAIASFKVNEDKLKEALSRNPILVTALNPIIGYLKAAEIAKTAYKQGRPIIDVALEHTDLSREQLEALLDPEKLTAGGL
- a CDS encoding FagA protein yields the protein MKTALHELPYLENWRWLSRRIRCALEPDEPRVIDHYLAEGRYLVCCTDTSAWTVALTSFRLLLDTACDRMLPWHWRCICLDQAWRPLLQLRTLDRREHNDRWQPYATQLATCVLLPSISSDELMQGHDDE
- a CDS encoding superoxide dismutase (SodA; manganese binding; only present under aerobic conditions; destroys free radicals) produces the protein MSHSLPNLAYAYDALEPHIDAQTMEIHYTKHHQTYINNLNAAIDGTEYAEWPVEKLVASVKQLPEKLQGPVINQGGGHANHTLFWTVMSPQGGGQPQGEVAKAIDAQLGGFEAFKEAFTKAALSRFGSGWAWLSVTPEKKLVVESSGNQDSPLMHGNTPILGLDVWEHAYYLKYQNRRPEYIGAFYNVVDWAEVERRYAEAVK
- a CDS encoding PTS fructose transporter subunit IIA, producing MIRLETILTPGRSQVNAPGGSKKRVLQNIATLIAHEVSELHEDDVFTKLVAREKLGSTGFGNGIAIPHCRLPGCNTPVSALVKLEHPIDYDAIDGAPVDLLFVLLVPEAATDAHLELLRQIASMLDRQEIRERLRSAQSSEALYHMVLDIQKEA
- a CDS encoding phosphocarrier protein HPr; this encodes MPAREITIINKLGLHARAAAKFVGVAGRFPCQVRIGRAADALVDGKSIMAVMMLAAGKGTQVHLSTEGDQAQEAMDAVVALIENRFDEGE
- a CDS encoding RNase adaptor protein RapZ, whose amino-acid sequence is MRLIVVSGRSGSGKSTALNVLEDNGFYCIDNLPAALLPQLAENALLNTDMLQPKVAVSIDARNLPTHLLQFPELLESTRARHIQCDVLYLDADEDVLLKRFSETRRRHPLTNANRSLAEAIRVETELLGPIADLADLKIDTTRLNLYQLRDSITLRLLDKPEPGTAFLVESFGFKRGMPVDADVVFDVRCLPNPYWKPELRDHSGLEQPVIDYLAAQPDVEDMFQDISGYLVKWLPRFAASNRAYVTIAIGCTGGHHRSVYLTERLGRLLQQTLKNVQVRHRDL
- the tldD gene encoding metalloprotease TldD (responsible for the proteolytic maturation of the E. coli pMccB17 plasmid-encoded microcin B17, an exported protein that targets the essential topoisomerase II DNA gyrase; degrades the E. coli plasmid F-encoded CcdA) is translated as MSQMLTTVSEQLLTPGGLTLDSLQAVLGELASPGIDAADLYFQGQISETWALEDGIVKEGSFNLDQGVGVRAQSGEKTGFAYSNAINLEALTSAARAARSISRAGQNGRVQAFRSQEVAALYTPDNPLDVLSRAEKVELLKRVDAATRALDPRIQQVSVSMAGVWERILVAAADGSLAADVRPLVRFNVSVIVEQNGRRERGGQGGGGRTDYRYFTEERVMGYAREALRQALVNLEAVPAPAGTLPVVLGSGWSGVLLHEAVGHGLEGDFNRKGSSAYSGKIGQKVASSLCTIVDDGTLRDRRGSLSVDDEGTPTECTTLIENGILKGYMQDKLNARLMGMAVTGNGRRESYAHLPMPRMTNTYMRAGDSDPQEIIASVKRGLYCANLGGGQVDITSGKFVFSTSEAYLIEDGKITAPVKGATLIGNGPEAMSRVSMVGNDLALDSGVGTCGKDGQSVPVGVGQPTLKLDAITVGGTGA